A region from the Hydra vulgaris chromosome 08, alternate assembly HydraT2T_AEP genome encodes:
- the LOC136083810 gene encoding uncharacterized protein LOC136083810, which yields MPWKELQHWFDVLITKNVSHREWLASLEPSRNNPPVDNPVLEDMDDPFFEIIEKPESEIEVPSTVPAKSKIQTEWEIFSAMPATKQPVLEFWRDNKDKFPLLSEAARKWLCIPASSAPCKRIFSAGGNIVSAKRTKLQPENVKKLIYIQQNIDRITFHSYYLTTKAELATMAEEAAKRLPSRAIFEPETSSQISRSALDRLSSREVINIGDDDDDDGGDVPLDSSHSTQSTATTFAGPSRTPTAGPSHPPTPGRSSSDI from the coding sequence ATGCCTTGGAAAGAGCTACAACATTGGTTTGATGTTTTAATTACCAAAAACGTCAGTCATAGAGAATGGTTGGCTTCTTTGGAACCGTCACGTAATAATCCACCTGTTGACAATCCAGTATTGGAAGACATGGATGAtcctttttttgaaattatagaaAAACCAGAATCAGAAATAGAAGTACCTTCTACTGTTCCAGCCAAGTCCAAGATTCAAACTGAGTGGGAGATATTTTCAGCAATGCCAGCTACCAAACAGCCAGTACTTGAATTTTGGCGGGACAATAAAGACAAATTTCCTCTGCTGTCTGAAGCAGCACGCAAATGGCTGTGTATTCCCGCTTCATCTGCTCCATGTAAGCGAATTTTTAGTGCAGGTGGTAATATAGTCAGCGCAAAAAGAACAAAGCTCCAGCCAGAGAAtgtgaaaaaattgatttacatTCAGCAAAACATTGACAGGATCACGTTTCATTCCTACTATTTGACAACCAAAGCAGAACTTGCTACTATGGCTGAAGAAGCTGCAAAAAGGTTGCCATCTCGGGCCATTTTTGAGCCAGAAACTAGCAGTCAAATATCTCGATCTGCATTGGACCGACTGTCTTCTCGAGAAGTCATCAACattggtgatgatgatgatgatgatggtggtgATGTTCCACTAGACAGCTCACACTCTACTCAGTCAACTGCCACAACATTTGCTGGTCCTTCTCGCACACCAACTGCTGGCCCTTCTCATCCACCAACTCCAGGACGTTCATCATctgacatttaa